The following are encoded together in the Cryptococcus neoformans var. neoformans JEC21 chromosome 9 sequence genome:
- a CDS encoding expressed protein, translating into MSPQSILVSYNLCPPAETPQPTAGPSSQPVPSSATFSFPIPPPSLKTKASTLSATTQYYTSASAALLAAQATLNEKLTYWKDAIGDKEKAKEDVGAVGFGRGKAMMMSNEVIGEMKNGQEQEESSEEEE; encoded by the coding sequence ATGTCGCCACAGTccatcctcgtctcctACAACCTCTGTCCTCCAGCCGAAACACCGCAGCCCACGGCAGGCCCATCCTCTCAGCCAGTACCGTCTTCTGCaaccttttctttccctaTTCCTCCGCCGTCTCTCAAGACCAAAGCATCCACATTATCAGCAACGACGCAATACTACACCTCTGCCTCCGCGGCTCTCCTGGCTGCGCAGGCGACGCTTAATGAGAAGCTGACATACTGGAAAGACGCTATTGGAGACAAggaaaaagcaaaagagGACGTTGGAGCAGTAGGGTTTGGTAGGGGAaaagcgatgatgatgagcaatGAGGTTATTGGAGAAATGAAGAATGGAcaggaacaagaagaaagttcggaggaagaggaataG
- a CDS encoding protein phosphatase, putative codes for MSDPPTPLTLPPTLPYPITLTRLVARPGDKIKRGSRLLEYTFMSSDLKEKVAKRRLQGGGMGEIENEKEKDDLSGTWESLIDGDVVEWKGAKPGMIVERNQASQIIVTVQQACSHPVQLHGLCGVCGADLTEDDYLSRPVSNQTQAGPSRYPGGFEIAHDAMGVTVSKNEAQRLENLTRDALLSTRRLSLIVDLDQTIIHTTVDPTVAEWMDEIHREEMKDAQEKANVPTEEVKGKGEETTTPPGSPGPGALGITVESPKEKNPNAEALRDVAKFQIADDLPPGYVKLKTKTTKGQNPPESEGRWYFTKPRPGLQRFLDEMCQLYEMHVYTMGTRTYADAIVKVIDPDGKIFGGRILSRDESGSFSSKNLKRLFPTDTSMVVVIDDRSDVWGDCPNLVKVVPYDFFLGIGDINSSFLPTNKSTPPPSAATTAATTAAAASSSSAPLSPSLSTSPSPPPTLPPSPPSASSNASTPPPVTPSEVSADLEPIERVEPVEPTREEELMMQAKLLDQLSTSRPLARLQEELEKEDSEDDESGEGQGGEAAVAAEAETGMKKVTGKEEEKEKEHEEKAVASVRDDSRKERSKSPNKHRKPLLNPNDYELVRVANILQEIHSRFYKAFDAIDGWDPKKALPMSCDVEFIIPEMKAEVLDGCNLVFSGMIPREANPSTTAIWQTAESFGALITPSLTPRTTHLVTALLNTEKTWRAGKMEGVKVVWAEWFWDSVALWERQDEEKYIAGKKEGTGDAGKGVGPEGEAGNSDNHKDLKEEDEDGEEHEDMNDDTQVGQGWDEEAEREWEEFMAGEDDWSDGEGSVGSRKSVKGESAPSTPSKKRVRYADEELLPLEEFKDPSPTASSDAPPSKRHKAYLIEDTTSGEERSEESRSQHKDHWTYEADVEKHDEKAGDEDDGRSVAESMEGAEGDDEFALLLMDSLANDDADGDENRDGDSVVAGEK; via the exons ATGTCAGACCCACCTACTCCACTAACCCTTCCGCCAACTCTGCCTTACCCCATCACACTTACTCGGCTGGTCGCCAGGCCGGGAGACAAGATCAAGCGAGGTTCGAGATTGCTTGAATATACTTTCATGTCATCCGATCTAAAGGAAAAAGTTGCTAAACGTCGGTtacaaggaggaggaatgggGGAAATAGAGAacgaaaaggagaaggatgaccTGAGTGGGACGTGGGAGAGTTTGATTGACGGTGATGTTGTAGAATGGAAAGGCGCGAAACCGGGGATGATTGTTGAGCGAAATCAAGCTAG TCAAATAATAGTGACGGTGCAACAGGCTTGTTCGCATCCTGTCCAGTTGCATGGTTTGTGTGGTGTTTGTGGAGCTGATTTAACCGA GGATGATTATCTATCCAGACCGGTATCGAACCAAACTCAAGCTGGACCTTCCAGATACCCCGGCGGATTCGAAATCGCGCACGACGCAATGGGCGTGACGGTATCCAAGAATGAAGCCCAGCGATTAGAAAACCTCACCCGAGATGCGCTTCTTTCGACTCGGCGGTTATCGTTGATTGTGGATCTTGATCAGACCATTATTCATACGACTGTGGATCCTACTGTTGCCgagtggatggatgagattCACCgtgaagagatgaaggatgcTCAGGAGAAGGCCAACGTTCCTACCGAAGAAGTGAAAGGCaaaggggaggagacgaCGACTCCACCGGGATCCCCTGGCCCTGGTGCTTTGGGTATAACAGTCGAATcaccaaaagaaaagaaccCAAACGCAGAAGCTTTAAGGGACGTAGCCAAGTTTCAAATCGCCGACGATTTGCCCCCGGGATatgtcaagctcaagaccAAAACGACAAAGGGGCAAAACCCTCCAGAGTCGGAAGGGAGATGGTACTTTACCAAACCTCGACCGGGTCTGCAAAGGTTTTTGGATGAAATGTGTCAGCTATATGAGATGCATGTGTACACTATGGGTACGAGGACGTACGCGGATGCGATCGTCAAGGTTATTGATCCTGACGGCAAGATAtttggaggaaggattTTGAGTAGGGATGAGAGTGGAA GCTTCAGTTCGAAGAATTTGAAGAGGCTGTTCCCTACAGACACGAGTATGGTGGTCGTTATCGATGATAGGTCTGATGTCTGGGGCGACTGTCCCAACCTAGTAAAGGTTGTCCCTT ATGATTTTTTCTTGGGGATAGGTGATATCAattcatctttccttccgaCTAACAAGTCCACACCTCCCCCATCCGCCGCCACGACCGCCGCTACGACCGCTGCTgccgcctcttcttcctctgcgcCATTGTCTCCGTCTCTGTCTACGTCTCCATCCCCTCCCCCAACTTTGCCCCCCTCACCGCCCTCCGCTTCGTCTAACGCCTCCACACCGCCGCCAGTAACTCCATCCGAGGTATCAGCAGACCTCGAGCCGATTGAACGGGTCGAACCGGTTGAGCCTacaagagaagaagagttgatgATGCAAGCGAAACTGTTGGACCAGCTTAGCACAAGTCGTCCTTTGGCGAGATTAcaggaagagttggaaaaggaggattccgaggatgatgaatcTGGAGAGGGGCAAGGTGGAGAGGCTGCTGTTGCGGCTGAGGCTGAAACgggaatgaagaaagtgacagggaaagaggaggagaaggagaaggaacaCGAGGAAAAGGCGGTGGCAAGTGTGAGAGACGACTCTCGAAAAGAACGGTCAAAATCCCCAAACAAGCATAGAAAGCCGTTATTGAATCCCAACGACTACGAACTTGTCCGGGTGGCGAAT ATATTGCAAGAGATTCATAGTCGGTTTTATAAAGCTTTTGATGCGATTGACGGATGGGATCCAAAAAAGGCTTTACCCATGAGCTGTGATGTCGAG TTTATTATACCTGAGATGAAAGCCGAGGTTCTGGATGGGTGTAATTTGGTTTTCTCGGGTATGATTCCTCGCGAAGCTAATCCTTCAAC TACTGCAATCTGGCAAACAGCCGAATCTTTCGGAGCACTAATAACCCCTTCCCTGACACCCCGCACGACGCACCTCGTGACCGCTTTGTTGAATACGGAGAAAACTTGGAGAGcagggaagatggagggtGTGAAGGTTGTTTGGGCAGAGTGGTTTTGGGATAGTGTGGCCCTGTGGGAGAGacaggatgaagagaaataTATTGcgggcaagaaggaggggacGGGTGATGCGGGGAAGGGAGTTGGGCCGGAAGGGGAAGCTGGAAACAGCGATAATCACAAGGActtgaaggaagaagacgaggatggagaagagcatGAAGATATGAATGATGATACTCAGGTGGGTCAAGGGTGGGACGAAGAAGCCGAACGGGAGTGGGAAGAATTTATGgcaggagaggatgattggtcggatggagaagggagtgTAGGGAGTAGGAAGAGCGTGAAGGGTGAGAGTGCCCCCTCTACGCCGAGTAAGAAGCGAGTGAGGTATGCGGATGAAGAATTATTACCCCTGGAGGAGTTTAAAGATCCGTCACCTACTGC GTCATCGGATGCTCCACCGAGTAAGAGGCATAAAGCATACCTTATTGAAGATACGACATCTGGGGAAGAACGGTCTGAGGAGAGCCGATCTCAGCACAAGGACCATTGGACGTATGAGGCGGATGTTGAGAAGCATGACGAAAAGGctggtgatgaggatgatggtcGGAGTGTGGCAGAAAGCATGGAGGGTGCCGAGGGCGATGACGAATTTGCTCTATTG CTTATGGACAGTTTAGCAAACGATGATGCcgatggagatgaaaatAGGGATGGAGATAGCGTTGTGGCGGGTGAGAAGTAA
- a CDS encoding Rho guanyl-nucleotide exchange factor, putative, which yields MPPSGPRQKQSNDNPNVRNQVFENIFGRPARGHHLATQSSQQQYVNPAQPNYPPTMPYHPTPPPQSQVPPPPPQPQVPPQRQPTYPMYRPVPTRRPDPYDGVEYLPNDNEGRRRSSLAPSSYSAASSPSVYSPNPELSPPQPTVRLPPTAFPTPMPRLPSGPTQAFPAGAMTPAQAYQASQGYPTSSVAFPRPSTASPAIPTQATQNIGTPFDPSSSVTSFSTTNSATSRIPTSTSITSFHKPTSQSPSLAETSKERSATPDYIGKMGQLAFESNPGENWMEDVTGISVSPDDGRNPVLPPKSLHGHGTLSDIGRASMHKRMASDSSILSGDNATKAGLASRSPAASPTYDTASSPTTPTVDMSFHPRASTDSTVSLPLALHTTESLPPGARRGYENRSTSFSGSSREIIRPLSNPAARLSNPQAQSQTRAPLPSLYPAILSMVSAAFKSYIPLADLTKDGITYKDSFSGQAAVTLIAELIKTSDRNLALLLGRSLDAQKFFHDVTYDHRLRDNPKEVYRFKDRLAAPFTDTNGNGESPVSEGRLTRNGSGASSTAMGLGGGLKALTAARPADSSSSMHTESTPVSMTPSRSSTMPFLDSDSPDGLDSEDTLPVGVFTLLTDCYSPTCSRDSLCYSINCPRRLEQMKRLNMKPEPGLNRKLSRESLVDVKETGTLWIHSVSQEILDSVDDKEKKRQEAINEVIYTERDFVRDLEYLRDSWVKPLRTQEVIDAKRRDDFVRQVFWNVHDVLSVNHVLAERLTKRQKKEPVVSRIGDIFLERVPLFEPFVTYGAHQLFGKYEFEKEKGANPVFQKFVDDTERKPESRKLELNGYLTKPTTRLGRYPLLLEAVLKYTPDDHPDKEDLPEVIKMIRGFLTKVNAESGKSENIFELAQIEQQLVFRPNERIDLRLRDKNRQLVHKGPLKRRGGNREEIADLLGFLFDHAFLLVKPKWVNKSEQYKVYRRPIPLELLVLVTPDEQYNSGKLSYGHGRSRLITRHPNSKTNHSSQNNSITAPPKPESKHGFSITILHLGKKGYSMQLWVDTHIGRKKWLENIDKQQGLLREKSTVFVSETITEGILSGVRKVNCSSPYDQGNRMIFGTDEGVYFANLRDEKLREPVKVINLIDVTQVDVIEEFQLLIVLHERCVTTFPLDSLDPSDPNAALKRGKRISSHTSFIKSGVCLGKTLVAIVKSSTLSSTIKVMEPVDLSQNRKKTQAGFMKRLNGKDDALKLFKEFYIPTESSSVHFLKTKLCVGCTKGFEIVDLETLDMQGLLDPSDGSLDFVLKRDNVRPIAIYRIEEDFLLCYDEFAFYVNKNGWRSRPKWAIVWEGIPTSFALQYPYVIAFEPTFIEVHHVETGHLVQIIPGNNIQCLFADTPPSRVNAPLPPNRMMYAPPTLGTPPYARPPNMPGYPAYPNVSYPGHPQQPRQTSNGAYPPHRINQAPSAGVRHPQQTPMGYGMPAPHPPPLMNRFARPQVVFVSDDSHVQFLKFPPASHSHPQRPVMTHYQTAPAGHSARSSR from the exons ATGCCCCCGTCAGGTCCACGCCAGAAGCAATCCAACGACAATCCAAATGTCCGTAACCAAGTATTTGAAAATATCTTTGGGCGGCCTGCACGTGGTCATCATCTCGCAACCCAATCATCACAACAGCAGTATGTCAACCCGGCACAACCAAACTACCCACCGACAATGCCGTATCATCCCACGCCTCCACCACAATCTCAAGTTCCcccgcctccaccacaACCTCAAGTTCCGCCGCAACGACAACCGACATACCCCATGTACCGACCTGTTCCTACACGGAGACCGGACCCGTATGATGGCGTTGAGTACCTGCCAAAC GACAATGAAGGACGGCGCCGCTCATCATTAGCACCTTCATCGTATTCtgccgcttcttctccatccgtGTATTCGCCGAATCCTGAACTATCACCACCTCAACCTACAGTGCGTCTGCCGCCAACAGCGTTTCCTACACCAATGCCAAGGTTGCCTTCTGGGCCTACTCAAGCTTTCCCAGCTGGTGCGATGACGCCTGCCCAGGCGTACCAGGCCTCCCAGGGGTACCCGACATCCAGTGTCGCCTTCCCTAGACCTTCGACTGCTTCTCCTGCTATTCCAACGCAAGCTACGCAGAATATCGGGACACCATTCGATCCCTCGTCCTCTGTTACTTCTTTTTCTACTACCAACTCGGCAACCTCTCGAATCCCCACGAGTACATCTATCACTTCGTTTCACAAACCGACTTCGCAGTCACCGTCGTTGGCAGAAACGTCGAAAGAAAGGTCAGCAACGCCGGATTATATTGGGAAAATGGGCCAATTGGCGTTTGAAAGTAATCCCGGGGAAAATTGGATGGAGGATGTGACAGGTATCAGTGTCAGTCctgatgatg GCCGTAATCCTGTTCTTCCACCAAAATCTCTGCATGGCCATGGGACGTTGTCAGACATAGGGCGGGCGTCAATGCACAAGCGCATGGCTTCGGATTCATCCATTTTAAGCGGCGATAATGCCACAAAGGCGGGCCTTGC ATCGCGCTCGCCGGCTGCTTCACCTACCTACGATACGGCATCTTCACCTACTACTCCTACGGTGGACATGTCCTTCCATCCCCGAGCATCTACCGATTCGACCGTTTCTCTCCCGTTGGCACTCCACACGACCGAAAGTCTGCCACCTGGCGCCAGACGAGGCTACGAGAATCGATCGACATCATTCTCTGGCTCTTCTCGTGAAATCATTCGTCCACTCTCCAACCCCGCTGCTAGACTGAGTAACCCTCAAGCTCAGAGTCAGACACGcgcccctcttccttccttatACCCAGCTATCCTTTCAATGGTCTCTGCTGCGTTCAAATCATACATCCCTCTTGCCGACCTCACCAAAGATGGTATCACGTACAAAGATTCCTTCTCCGGCCAAGCTGCTGTGACACTGATCGCAGAGCTCATCAAGACGTCTGATCGAAATTTGGCTCTGCTGCTCGGTCGAAGCCTTGACGCCCAAAAGTTCTTTCATGATGTGACATACGACCACCGATTGAGGGATAACCCTAAAGAGGTGTACCGATTTAAAGACAGGCTCGCTGCACCCTTTACGGACACAAACGGCAATGGGGAAAGCCCAGTTTCGGAAGGGAGATTGACGAGGAACGGGAGTGGAGCGTCAAGTACGGCGATGGGCTTGGGTGGTGGATTGAAAGCTTTGACAGCTGCAAGGCCTGCagattcttcctcttcaatgcATACTGAATCTACACCAGTATCTATGACCCCATCTCGATCTTCGACCATGCCTTTCCTCGACTCCGACTCGCCAGATGGCTTGGACAGCGAAGATACTCTCCCAGTGGGTGTATTCACCCTTCTTACAGACTGTTACTCCCCCACATGTTCGCGCGACAGTCTTTGTTATTCTATCAATTGTCCCAGAAGACTAgagcagatgaagaggctAAACATGAAGCCGGAGCCTGGGTTGAATAGGAAGCTCAGTCGTGAGAGTTTAGTGGATGTCAAGGAGACTGGCACTCTGTGGATTCATTCTGTTTCGCAAGAGATCTTGGATAGTGTGGATGataaagagaagaagaggcaggaAGCCATCAACGAAGTTATCTACACGGAGAGGGACTTTGTCAGGGATCTGGAGTATCTTCGAGAT TCATGGGTCAAACCGCTACGGACGCAAGAAGTCATCGATGCCAAGCGCCGAGACGACTTTGTCCGACAAGTATTTTGGAATGTCCACGACGTCCTCTCCGTAAACCATGTCCTCGCCGAACGTCTCACGAAGCGCCAGAAAAAGGAACCAGTCGTGTCACGTATTGGCGACATCTTTCTCGAACGTGTCCCACTCTTCGAACCGTTTGTCACCTATGGTGCCCATCAACTTTTCGGCAAGTATGAattcgagaaggaaaaaggcgCGAACCCAGTTTTCCAAAAGTTTGTGGACGATACAGAAAGAAAACCAGAGTCAAGAAAGTTGGAGTTGAACGGTTACTTGACAAAACCCACTACACGTCTGGGTCGTTATCCTCTCTTACTGGAAGCTGTCCTCAAATATACTCCTGACGATCATCCGGATAAGGAGGATTTGCCAGAGGTGATCAAGATGATTAGAGGGTTCTTGACGAAAGTGAACGCGGAGAGTGGGAAGAGTGAGAATATATTTGAATTGGCGCAAATCGAGCAACAGCTGGTGTTCAGGCCAAATGAAAGGATT GATCTGCGACTGCGAGACAAGAATCGGCAGTTAGTGCACAAGGGTCcgttgaagagaagaggtggcAATCGAGAAGAGATTGCAGATTTACTGGGCTTTTTATTTGACCATGCGTTTTTGCTTGTCAAGCCCAAATGGGTAAACAAGAGTGAGCAGTACAAGGTTTATCGCCGA CCAATTCCTCTCGAGTTACTTGTCCTCGTCACTCCAGATGAACAATACAACTCTGGCAAATTGTCATATGGCCATGGGCGTTCCCGACTCATCACACGTCACCCCAACTCAAAAACCAACCACTCTTCCCAGAATAACTCTATAACAGCCCCTCCGAAGCCAGAATCAAAACACGGTTTTTCGATTACGATCCTTCACCTCGGCAAAAAAGGCTATTCGATGCAGCTATGGGTTGACACTCATATTGGGAGGAAAAAGTGGTTGGAGAATATAGATAAGCAACAAGGGTTgttgagggagaagagtacGGTTTTCGTTAGCGAAACTATCACTGAAGGAATTTTGAGCGGTGTGAGGAAAGTGAACTGTTCTAGTCCTTATG atcaaggGAATAGGATGATCTTCGGTACAGATGAAGGTGTTTACTTCGCCAACTTGCGCGATGAAAAGCTCCGCGAACCAGTAAAAGTCATTAACCTTATCGACGTCACTCAAGTCGATGTTATCGAAGAGTTCCAACTCCTCATTGTCCTTCACGAGAGATGTGTCACTACCTTCCCACTTGACAGTCTTGACCCTTCCGATCCCAATGCCGCTCTCAAGCGAGGGAAACGCATTTCATCGCACACAAGCTTTATCAAATCGGGTGTATGCCTCGGCAAGACTTTGGTTGCGATCGTCAAGAGCTCAACGTTGAGCAGTACAATTAAAGTGATGGAACCTGTGGATCTGAGTCAAAATCGGAAAAAGACACAAGCGGGGTTTATGAAAAGGCTCAATGGCAAAGACGACGCATTGAAGCTTTTCAAG GAATTCTATATTCCTACGGAATCCAGCTCTGTCCATTTCCTGAAGACGAAGCTCTGTGTCGGCTGCACCAAGGGGTTCGAGATTGTCGACCTAGAGACACTTGATATGCAGGGTTTGCTCGATCCGTCAGATGGATCGCTGGACTTTGTGTTAAAGAGGGATAACGTCAGACCGATTGCAATTTACAGAATCGAAGAGGATTTCTTGCTGTGCTACGACG AATTTGCGTTCTATGTAAACAAGAACGGATGGCGGTCAAGGCCTAAATGGGCGATTGTTTGGGAGGGCATTCCCACATCTTTTG CATTGCAATATCCATATGTCATTGCGTTTGAACCGACGTTCATTGAAGTGCATCACGTTGAAACTGGCCATCTGGTCCAGATCATCCCTGGGAACAATATCCAATGCCTCTTCGCCGACACTCCTCCTTCACGAGTCAATGCCCCTTTACCACCGAATCGCATGATGTACGCTCCGCCCACTCTCGGGACTCCCCCTTATGCCCGTCCTCCCAATATGCCAGGGTATCCTGCTTATCCCAACGTATCTTATCCTGGTCATCCCCAACAACCTCGACAAACCTCTAACGGCGCATATCCTCCTCACCGCATAAATCAAGCACCTAGTGCCGGAGTACGTCACCCTCAGCAAACGCCAATGGGCTACGGTATGCCTGCACCCCACCCGCCACCCCTTATGAACCGATTCGCAAGGCCTCAGGTTGTTTTCGTCAGCGATGACAGCCATGTTCAGTTCCTCAAATTCCCACCTgcttctcattctcatcctcaaaggcCTGTCATGACGCACTACCAGACTGCACCTGCCGGGCACTCAGCCAGATCCTCTCGGTAA